The genomic region CATCACCATCGCCATGGGCCTGGACACCGACCAGGTAAGCCGCGCCGTCAGTGCCGCCCTGACGTCGCTCCCTCTCAGCGGCCACCTGGTTCGTGGCGGCATCGAGGACGGCGATACCGGTCACCGGATCCCGCTCTAGTGAGCGTGCGAGCAGCAGGCATACAACCACGCGTTGGACCGCTTGGACCCCGTGTACACGCACCAGCGCGACGCGCCGACCGACCCTTCGGACATCGCACCTACACACCGACAGCAAAGAAATGATCGTTTCCGTTTCAGATGTAAAGGAACTCGTGTCCGGATGCTGAAAGAGGTTGCATTACAACGTAAAGCGGACACGGCAATCGCAACATAGTCCCACAGGCATCGCTGGCCCCAGCGATCACTCGCGCTATCGCAGGTGACCATGTGGCAGGTCGAGCTCTGCGTGACAAGCGTCGCTCTCAGACAGCGGCGATGTCGTCCAGCTTGTTCAGTTCGCTGTCGGTCAGCTCGATCGACGCGGCTGCGATGTTCGCTCGCAGATGCCGGATGCTGGTAGCTCCCGGCAGCGGAACAATGGGCTGAGCGTGCCTGCTCTGCTGGTGGTGCACCCAGGCCAAAGCGACCTGTTCGGGCGTCGCACCGAGCCGCACTGCGGGTCCCATCAGCGCTTCCCGGACACCGCTGGGCGCATCCTTGCCGGTGAGTTGGCCGTGGCTCAGTGGTGAGTGCGCGACGAGGGCGATGCCCAGCTCGGCCAGCATCGGCAGGAACCCCTCAGCCGCGTTCGCGGCCAGCGACCACTGCTCCTGCAGCGCCGTCACAGGATGCACGGCGTGGGCGCGGCGAACATCGTCGATCCTGACGTTGGACAACCCGATCGCCTGGATCTTTCCCGCCTCGACGAGGCCCGCCATTGCGGTAACGGTCTCCTCGATCGGCGTCTGCTCACAGCGGTGGTGCAAGTAGTACAGGTCGATTACATCCACACCCAGCCGGCGCAGGCTCGCCTCGCAGGACCTGACCACCGTGGCGGCATCGGCATGAACGCTCCAGTCGTCGAAGCGACCGGACGTGCCCCACACAACCCCGAACTTCGAGCACAGCACCACCTCGTCGCGTCGTCCGGCGATCGCGCGCCCGACCAGCGCCTCGTTGCCGTACATCTCCGCGGTGTCGAGCATTGTGACGCCCTGGTCCAGCGCGGCATGCACGAGCCCCACCGGGTCACGATCCGGGTCGGGCGCCGAGCCCGGCTCCGGATCGCGCAGGCGCATCAGGCCCAGGCCCTGCCGGGGTCCACCACTGACTGACCACAGAGATGACGTTGTCATGCCGGGAAGGCTAGAACCTCATCCCCGCTTGAGCTCAAATCCGCCCGGTTTGCGGACCAGTACGTGACTCATTCGCTCGAGGCACCCACCACGTCGGATCCCCGGGCCCGACACAGCCCTTCGGGCTCATCGTGCCCCAGTACGCCGCACTGTTCGTCCTCGGCACCACCCCCAAAGCTTCCGCAGCGCAGCTCGCCAGAGCATGCCTGGTCCACCCCGCAGACCATGGCCACCGTCCATCAGCAACCTCGAAGCCAAAGGCCTCTTCGAGCCACGCACCTCCCCATGAATCAGCGACTGAAGGAGACCCGCTTGACCGACGGATCAGCCGACCGTTGAGAACCTCGAGCGGTACTCGCTGGGCGGGATCCCGATGTTGTTGGCGAAGTGGGTGCGGAGGTTGGCGGCGCTGCCGAGTCCGGTCCGTGCGGCGATCGCTGCGATGGTCAGGGTGGTGCTCTCCAGTAGTTCTTGAGCGGCGTGGGTGCGTTCGCGGAGCAGCCATTCCTGTGGCGAGTTCCCGGTGAGGCGGGTGATGGTCCGGTGCAGGGTGCGGGCGCTGGCCCCGGCGTGGTCTGCGATGGCGGTGATCGTGACGGTGGCGAGATTGCTGCGTGCCCAGTCCAATGTCTCGGCGAGATCGGATCCGATCGATGTCGGTCGCGGACGCAGGTACTGGGCTTGGCCACCACTGCGATGGGGCGGCACCACGATGCGGCGGGCAACTTCGTTGGCTACAGCGGCGCCGTGGTCCAGGCGGACGAGTTCCAGGCACATGTCCAGCGCCGCTGCACTGCCAGCGGACGTCCAGAGGCCGTCATGGATGTAGAGGACGGTGGCGTCGACCGTCACCGATGGGTAGCGCGCAGCGAGTTCGTCGGCGTGCATCCAATGTGTCGTTGCGCGCCGGCCAGCGAGGAGGCCGGCCTCTGCCAGGACGAAGGCGCCGGAGCACACCGACGCGATCCGTGTGCCGCGCCCGTTCGCCGCCACCAACGCGGCCAGCAGCTCGGGTGGCGCTGCGGTGTGGATGCTGCTGCAGGCCGGGACGATGATCGTGTCCGCGTCTTCGAGTGCCGCGAGGCCTCGCCCGGCAGGGACCGTCAGTCCTCGGCTCGTGGTGGTCCCGGTCGTGCCTGCGACCAGCTCGAATTCGTACCAGTCCGGGGTCAGATCTGTGCGGTCGACACCGAAGATCTCGCAGGGGATCGCCAGCTCGAACAGAGGCACGTCTTGGGTTGCGATGACGACGACGCGATGCGGGTCCGTCTGCCGACTGCGCGACTTCTGCCGCGTCCGGTCTCGGGTGGCCGATTCCTTGCGCATGGTGGCGAGTCTGCCACTTCCGTGGCGTTGTCGGGTGATCCATGGTCGGCGCATGGCAGGAAACGGTTTCGTCAAGCACATCGGCGTGGGGCAGGGGATCGCTCTGTACGTATCGGCGATCCTGGGTGCAGGGGTACTCGTCCTGCCCGGGCAGGTCGCCTCCATGGCGGGGCCCGCATCGCTGGTGTCCTGGGCGATCGCGAGCCTGTTGGGTGTTCCGCTGGCGGTGATGTTCGCGGCTCTCGCGCGCCGCTTTCCTGATGCCGGGGGCGTCGCGTCCTACGCGCGGGCGGGGTTCGGACCGACGGCCGGTGGGATCACCGGATGGCTGTTCTTCGTCGCCGGCTCTGTCGGTCAGACGATCGTGCCGCTGACCGGCGGCTACTACGTTGCTGACGCCTGCGATCTGGGTGGGGGCGCGGCGATCGGGGTGGCTGTCCTGATCCTGCTGGTGGCGACCGGCGCGAACCTGCTCGGGGTGCGGGTGAGTGCGCGCACACAGCTGTGGCTGGCAGGGTCGGTCGGTCTTGCTCTCGCCCTGATCATCGCGGTGACGGTGCCGCGCATGCGACTCGAAGAGCTGACACCCTTTGCCCCACAGGGAGTTGCGCCCATCGGGTCGGCGGTGGTTGTGCTGTTCTTCGCCTTCGCCGGATGGGAAGCCATCTCACACCTGGTGGGAGAGTTCCGGGATCCGGATCGTGACGTGCCCCGAGCGGTCGCAGCCACGGTTGTCATCGTCAGCGTCCTGTACCTCGGGACGGCCTGCGCTGTCGTCCTGACCGGCACCTACGGTGATCCCGCGACGGACCGCGTCGCGATCGGCATCCTGCTGCAGGAGGCGCTCGGGGCGGCGGCCGGCCCTGTCGCAGCCGTGATCGCTGTGGTCATCAGCCTCGGCACCACCAACGCGTTCATCGCCGGCGTCTCCCGGCTCGGTCACTCCCTCGCGGCCGACCGTTGGCTACCGACCCCGATCGCCACCATCAACCGCAACGGAGTGCCGGTGGGTGGGGTTCTGGCGGTGTCCGGCATCGCCGCCGCCGGCCTTGCCATTGCCGCCTGGCGCGATTGGGGCACCGACACCCTCGTCGTGATCCCGTCGACCCTGGTCGTCGCCGTCTACGTCATTGCCGCAGCGGCCGCTGTGCGGGTACTCACCGGTGGGGGCCGGGTCGCGGCAATCAGCACCCTCGTGATCACTGTGTTGGTGGTGCCGACCGCGGCCCAGCACGCGCTCATCCCGGTGGCGGTCGTCGTGCTGGCACTCCTGAGTCGGCTCCTCTCCCGGTCCCTGAGCAACCCATCCAACAAGAAGCAGACGAGCCCGCACTCGACATGAGGACAGCTTGCCGACGCTCGCTGTCACAGCTCTCGGTTCATCGGCAACGTGCGCGCTCCTCGACAAATGGCCGGGCAGGCAGCAGATGTTTTTCAGGGCTGTGTGCGAGCACCCCGACAGCGCTCCACTGGCCGTGTGCCAGTGCGTCCTGATTGCCCCTCCGGAGCAGGACGAAGACACCCGTACGGTCGCCACCGTGGTCGCTCGCGTTCGGCGGTGGATCGAGTTCGACGCACAGCTTCCCGGACGCTCGACGCCGTCCCGGACAACTCCGATCTCAGGATCGAATAGCCCCGGACACCACTTTCCAACTGCTACCTGTGTCCGCGAACGATTGTTTGCGAGACGTTGTAACGGTTCCCGTGTCCGGATGCGATTCGAGGTTGTGAGACGTTGTAAACCGGACACGGCAAGCGGACATCGTCACTCTGGTCCCAGTCGATGTTGTCGCTGCGGGTCGCGGTCTACTGCCACGGCACAGTCTCGGGACGTCGACTATGCCGGATCGAATCTGGCAGCGAGGCCGCTCATCCGGTCTTGTCGGACTGAGCGGTCCAGCGCGTCGATCCATCGCAGGAGGCGCTGTCACCGACGCTGATGTATGTGCCGTATCTCCAGGATCTCTCAGGTCTGACCTGGTAGGTGGGTGTCTGGGTAGCGCTGGTGGTCGGGCACACTGCGTGTTATGACCGGCGCTGATGACCGCAAACCACCTTCCGAGGCCGCAGGCCGGGTTTTGAGCGAAGCTGGGACCGAGACGTCCAGTGACGTCGAACTGACTGCAGATGCGGATGCTGGGCCGCGGGCGGAGCGGGGAAATCCGGATCATCCGGCGGTGCACAGCGGCTGACTGTTCGGGCTCGCCCTGGGCGCGATCGGAGTGGTGTTCGGCGATATCGGGACCAGCCCGTTGTATGCGATGCAGACCGTCTTTTCGATCGATGGCAACGCGGTCCAGCCCACCGCGGAGGATGTGTACGGCGTTGTGTCGCTGGTCTTCTGGTCGGTCACGGTGATCGTGTCGATCAAGTACGTGGCCTACATTCTGCGGGCTGACAACGACGGCGAGGGCGGGATTATGGCGTTGGCCGCGCTGATCCGGGAGAAGTTGCGGGCCCGGAGCCGCCGAGTCGCCCTGGCCATGGTGTTGGGGGTGGTCGGCGCGTCGCTGTTCTACGGTGACAGCCTGATCACGCCGGCGATCTCGGTGCTCTCGGCTATCGAAGGTGTCGAGGTGGTCGCCCCGGGCGCGCACGGTGTGGTGCTGCCGATCGGTATCGCCATCGTCACCGGGTTGTTTCTGGTGCAGCGCCTGGGCACCCACCGCATCGGGCGGCTGTTCGGGCCGGTGATGGTGCTCTGGTTCGTGGTGCTGGCGGCGACCGGTCTGCCGCATATTGTGGCCCGACCCGGGATCCTGCGCGGACTCTAACTTCCTGGCCCGCCACTGATCACACGGTCAGCAGGTCGAACGCCCGGACCTTCACGCTCTCGACGGTCGAGGACGTCAGCGCCCGTTCCGCGCGGGCAGCGTCGGCGGCGCTGCGGCCGACGGACTTGGACACCGGGGCCGTGTGGTCCAGGTACTCGGTGACGGACTGGTACGCCGCCCACCGGGTGCCCCGGATGTTCTCGTTCGTGTCGGCGGTCCACATCAGGCGGCGCAGCTCCCGGCTGCGGTCGGCCTGGATGGTGCGGGCCCGCTTGCTGCCGGAGTCCGCCGCATCGGAGGACCACACCGCGCCGATCAACGCGTCGAACTCGTCGCGGCTGATCTGCTCGCTGATCATGGCGTCGGCCTTGGCCTGGAACGCCTCCGCGAACTTGAACGTGAGACCCAGCGCGTTACGGGCCTCCGCCACGTACCCGGCGGCACCGGAGGTGTGCCGGATCGAATACGACGACTTCGCGGACTGGATCGCGGCGGCCTGCGTGTTGGCGCACACCACCCGCACCGGCGACACCAGCAACCGGAACGCGCTGCTGCCGTCGTGGCTGTTGAGGGCCACCAGGT from Nakamurella sp. A5-74 harbors:
- a CDS encoding KUP/HAK/KT family potassium transporter → MGVVFGDIGTSPLYAMQTVFSIDGNAVQPTAEDVYGVVSLVFWSVTVIVSIKYVAYILRADNDGEGGIMALAALIREKLRARSRRVALAMVLGVVGASLFYGDSLITPAISVLSAIEGVEVVAPGAHGVVLPIGIAIVTGLFLVQRLGTHRIGRLFGPVMVLWFVVLAATGLPHIVARPGILRGL
- a CDS encoding aldo/keto reductase, producing MTTSSLWSVSGGPRQGLGLMRLRDPEPGSAPDPDRDPVGLVHAALDQGVTMLDTAEMYGNEALVGRAIAGRRDEVVLCSKFGVVWGTSGRFDDWSVHADAATVVRSCEASLRRLGVDVIDLYYLHHRCEQTPIEETVTAMAGLVEAGKIQAIGLSNVRIDDVRRAHAVHPVTALQEQWSLAANAAEGFLPMLAELGIALVAHSPLSHGQLTGKDAPSGVREALMGPAVRLGATPEQVALAWVHHQQSRHAQPIVPLPGATSIRHLRANIAAASIELTDSELNKLDDIAAV
- a CDS encoding amino acid permease → MAGNGFVKHIGVGQGIALYVSAILGAGVLVLPGQVASMAGPASLVSWAIASLLGVPLAVMFAALARRFPDAGGVASYARAGFGPTAGGITGWLFFVAGSVGQTIVPLTGGYYVADACDLGGGAAIGVAVLILLVATGANLLGVRVSARTQLWLAGSVGLALALIIAVTVPRMRLEELTPFAPQGVAPIGSAVVVLFFAFAGWEAISHLVGEFRDPDRDVPRAVAATVVIVSVLYLGTACAVVLTGTYGDPATDRVAIGILLQEALGAAAGPVAAVIAVVISLGTTNAFIAGVSRLGHSLAADRWLPTPIATINRNGVPVGGVLAVSGIAAAGLAIAAWRDWGTDTLVVIPSTLVVAVYVIAAAAAVRVLTGGGRVAAISTLVITVLVVPTAAQHALIPVAVVVLALLSRLLSRSLSNPSNKKQTSPHST
- a CDS encoding DUF932 domain-containing protein, whose amino-acid sequence is MAHNIEQFADGSSAFVSAREHAWHRLGTVVPQEFTAAEAMQYAHLGGWNVRKSPLTTSVLSAEGVTTVEVPDQFATLRTNPKTGTPEALGVVGNGYRPIQNEEHADLLNTLVSESGAHFETAGSLKAGRQVFITMKVPNTLMVGGRDAVDLYLVALNSHDGSSAFRLLVSPVRVVCANTQAAAIQSAKSSYSIRHTSGAAGYVAEARNALGLTFKFAEAFQAKADAMISEQISRDEFDALIGAVWSSDAADSGSKRARTIQADRSRELRRLMWTADTNENIRGTRWAAYQSVTEYLDHTAPVSKSVGRSAADAARAERALTSSTVESVKVRAFDLLTV
- a CDS encoding helix-turn-helix domain-containing protein, producing the protein MRKESATRDRTRQKSRSRQTDPHRVVVIATQDVPLFELAIPCEIFGVDRTDLTPDWYEFELVAGTTGTTTSRGLTVPAGRGLAALEDADTIIVPACSSIHTAAPPELLAALVAANGRGTRIASVCSGAFVLAEAGLLAGRRATTHWMHADELAARYPSVTVDATVLYIHDGLWTSAGSAAALDMCLELVRLDHGAAVANEVARRIVVPPHRSGGQAQYLRPRPTSIGSDLAETLDWARSNLATVTITAIADHAGASARTLHRTITRLTGNSPQEWLLRERTHAAQELLESTTLTIAAIAARTGLGSAANLRTHFANNIGIPPSEYRSRFSTVG